ACTCGCCGCGCTGGAGCCGAAGGTGTCCGCGGCACTGGCCGCCATCGAAGAACGTGCCCCGCGGGCCCGGGTGCTGCTCGTCGGTCACGGCGGTATCTTCGGAGCCCACGGTTGCTGGCCGAACATTCCCACCAGCGACGCCGACGCAGCCTGGATCTCAGGCTTCTTCGTGAGGATGAATCAGGTTCTCGCCGCCGCGGCCACTGCCACCGGGGCCCGGTTCGTGGACGTTGCGAACCCCGCCATCGGACACGATGCCTGCGCCGGACCCGAACAGCGATGGTTCGAAGGCCTGCTCCCGCAGTCTTTCGCCGAGTCGTTGCACCCCACCACCGCCGGAATGCGGGCGATCGCCGCCCGGGTCCTGACCGCCTCGGGTACATCCCCCGAGTAGGCAGGCCATTGAGCAATGGCTCGAGCTGTCACCTTCCATCTCGCGTTATCGCCTCCTGCTCCCGGCGCTCTCCGGTCCGGCTGGTGCACCGAGATCGACCGCCAATCGAGGCGGGTTCTCGGAGGTGGATTCTCATTCCGACCGGGGTTCTCTGGCGTTCCCCGTCGACGGTGAAGTGGAACCATCGCGGAACCCCTCACACTCTGATGGGCGCTCACGCGGTCAGGAGCGTCGGGTATGCGGTCAGGAGCGTCGGGTATATGGTGCGCCGGAACGGGCGCACTGGCCCGGCTCGCCGGTGGGCGTCGGGATGCTGTCCGGTTGAAGGACCGCACCTTGTCCTCGACGCCGGGCCCGCAGTCCGTTGATCACCAGCGGCAGAATCGACACCAGCACGACGGCGATCAGGATCACCTCGATATGACCGCGGACGAATGCGATTCCGCCGAGCAGGTAGCCGAGGACCGGCACCCCGACGCCCCAGGCAATGCCGCCGATGACGTTGTAGACGGCGAAGGTGCGGTAGGACATCCCGGACGCGCCGGCCATCACCGGTGCGATCGTGCGGGCGACGGGAACGAAGCGGGCCAACAGGATCGTGCGCGGCCCGTAGCGGTCGAAGAACCGCCGCGACTGCTCGAGTTGTTTCGGGCCGATCCGCTTGGCGCTGGGCCGATGAAACACCGTGTCCCCGGCCCGTCTGCCGATCAGAAACCCGAGTTGGTCACCGACGATCGCAGCGGCCGGGACGGTGAGCAGCAGCAGCCACAACGGCGCGAACGGATGCGACTGGGCGGCGAAGACACCGGCTGTGAACAGCAACGAGTCGCCCGGCAGAAAGAACCCGACGAGCAGACCGGTTTCGATGACCACGGCGCCGAGGACGCCGAGCAACCCCAAGGTGCCCAGCAGCGTCGACGCGTCCAGTAAGCCAAGTCCCAGTGCCACATTCATGCCGCGT
The sequence above is drawn from the Rhodococcus jostii RHA1 genome and encodes:
- a CDS encoding DedA family protein, whose amino-acid sequence is MNVALGLGLLDASTLLGTLGLLGVLGAVVIETGLLVGFFLPGDSLLFTAGVFAAQSHPFAPLWLLLLTVPAAAIVGDQLGFLIGRRAGDTVFHRPSAKRIGPKQLEQSRRFFDRYGPRTILLARFVPVARTIAPVMAGASGMSYRTFAVYNVIGGIAWGVGVPVLGYLLGGIAFVRGHIEVILIAVVLVSILPLVINGLRARRRGQGAVLQPDSIPTPTGEPGQCARSGAPYTRRS